CCGGTGCCGGTGCCTGTGCCGGGCCAGTCGAAGCCGAAGTCCTTGCCGTAGTCCTTGCCGAACTCGCCGGCCTCCTTGGCCAGTTCGCTCAGGCCCTCGCGCAGCCCCGTGGGCCAGTCGCCGCGGGCGAAGTGGTCCTGGACCTGCTCCTGGACCCGGCGGGCGATGCGCTGCACCTGCTCCTGGGCCTGGGCGCGGGCCTGTTCCTGGGCCTCCTTCGCCTGGCGGCGGGCGCGCTGGGCGTCCTCGCGGGCGCGGCGGCTCTCGTCCTTGGCGCGGCGGGCCTGTTCCTTCCACTCCTGCCGGGCGCGCCGCATCTCCTCCTTGGCGATGCGCCAGGCGTCCTTGTCGCCGTACTGCCCGAAGTCCCCGGGGGGCGCGTCCTCAGCGCCACGGGTCCCGGTGCCGTTCTCCCGGCGGGCCTCCGTCGCGGCGGCGCGCACCTCACGGCGCAGGTCGCCGGCGGCCCCGCGCACGTCGGCGCGGATCTCCGCGGCCAGTTCCGCGACGGACTCCCGGATCTCCAGCTCGAGGTCGGCCAGTTCGCCGCTGCGGTCGGCCAGTTCCGCGCGGCCCGCGTCCGTGATCGAGTACACCTTGCGGCCGCCCTCGGTGGTGTGGGTGACCAGGCCTTCGGCCTCCAGCTTGGCCAGGCGCGGGTAGACCGTGCCCGCCGACGGTGCGTACAACCCCTGGAAGCGCTCTTCGAGGAGGCGGATCACCTCGTAGCCGTGGCGGGGGGCCTCGTCCAGCAGCTTCAGCAGGTAGAGGCGGAGGCGGCCGTGGGCGAAGACGGGGGGCATGTCAGAGCACCTTCTTGTCGGTCGTGCCGTCGGCCGGGACGTCGGCGTCGGCGGCGCCCCGGTCGGAGACGGAATTGTCTCCCGACCGGGTCTGCGGGTCGGCCTGCGGGTCGGCCTGCGGGTCGGCCTGCCGGTCATCCTGCGAGCCGGCCGGCGAGCTGCCGCTGCCGGGCCGGGTGTCCCATGGCTCCTCGGGCTCGTCCTCCCTGGCGGGGCGGCGCAGCAGCGCGATCGAACCGGAGACCGTGGTGGCCCGCAGCTTGCCGTTGCCCGCGCCCAGGCGGCCCGTGATCTTGTGGGCGCCCCACTGGCCGTGCACCCGTAGATCATCGAAGGCGTTGGAGACCGCGCCGCTCGCCGTGTTGGCCTCGACCTCCGCGTCCGCCGGGTCCGGCAGCC
This region of Streptomyces caelestis genomic DNA includes:
- a CDS encoding PadR family transcriptional regulator, giving the protein MPPVFAHGRLRLYLLKLLDEAPRHGYEVIRLLEERFQGLYAPSAGTVYPRLAKLEAEGLVTHTTEGGRKVYSITDAGRAELADRSGELADLELEIRESVAELAAEIRADVRGAAGDLRREVRAAATEARRENGTGTRGAEDAPPGDFGQYGDKDAWRIAKEEMRRARQEWKEQARRAKDESRRAREDAQRARRQAKEAQEQARAQAQEQVQRIARRVQEQVQDHFARGDWPTGLREGLSELAKEAGEFGKDYGKDFGFDWPGTGTGTGTGTPASQPAPSRPAEDFPAAYEPAWAHEDATDSTGDPARDLDRLLDRFRDDIRDAAHDHGVTPDQLRDARRHLSTAAAHIGALLRTPQK